One Oncorhynchus keta strain PuntledgeMale-10-30-2019 chromosome 11, Oket_V2, whole genome shotgun sequence DNA window includes the following coding sequences:
- the LOC118385977 gene encoding eukaryotic peptide chain release factor subunit 1 translates to MADDPNAADRNVEIWKIKKLIKSLEAARGNGTSMISLIIPPKDQISRVAKMLADEFGTASNIKSRVNRLSVLGAITSVQQRLKLYNKVPPNGLVVYCGTIVTDEGKEKKVNIDFEPFKPINTSLYLCDNKFHTEALTALLSDDSKFGFIVIDGSGALFGTLQGNTREVLHKFTVDLPKKHGRGGQSALRFARLRMEKRHNYVRKVAETAVTLFVSNDKVNVAGMVLAGSADFKTELSQSDMFDPRLQAKILKLVDISYGGENGFNQAIELSAEVLSNVKFIQEKKLIGRYFDEISQDTGKYCFGVEDTLKALEMGAVEILIVYENLDTMRYILRCHGAEGLAMVEKGTDEKTLYLTPEQEKDKSHFTDKETGQEHELIESMPLLEWFANSYKKFGACLEIVTDKSQEGSQFVKGFGGIGGILRYRVDFQAIEYQGEDDELFDLDDY, encoded by the exons ATGGCGGACGACCCCAACGCAGCAGACAGGAACGTGGAGATATGGAAGATAAAGAAGTTGATCAAAAGTCTGGAAGCTGCTCGGGG GAATGGTACGAGTATGATCTCCTTGATTATCCCTCCAAAGGATCAGATCTCCAGAGTAGCCAAGATGTTGGCTGATGAGTTTGGCACTGCATCCAATATTAAAAGCAGAGTCAACAGGCTCTCTGTGCTCGGAGCCATCACCTCTGTACAGCAGAGACTCAAACTCTACAataaag TGCCTCCCAACGGCTTGGTTGTATACTGTGGCACCATTGTGACGGACGAGGGCAAAGAGAAAAAAGTCAATATTGACTTTGAGCCTTTTAAACCCATCAACacttctctgtatctctgtgaCAACAAGTTCCACACAGAG GCTCTTACAGCCTTGCTGTCAGATGACAGCAAGTTTGGTTTTATTGTGATTGATGGAAGTGGCGCCCTGTTCGGAACCCTGCAGGGAAACACCAGGGAAGTGCTGCACAAGTTCACTGTGGACCTACCCAAGAAGCACG GCAGAGGAGGGCAGTCTGCCTTGCGTTTTGCTCGTTTGAGGATGGAGAAGAGACACAACTATGTCCGAAAGGTGGCGGAGACGGCAGTCACACTTTTTGTTTCCAATGACAAGGTCAACGTAGCAGGCATGGTCTTGGCTGGTTCAGCTGACTTCAAGACGGAGCTCAGCCAGTCCGATATGTTTGACCCG AGGCTACAAGCAAAGATCCTGAAGCTGGTTGACATATCATATGGTGGGGAGAATGGGTTCAACCAGGCCATTGAGCTGTCCGCAGAAGTGCTTTCCAATGTTAAATTCATTCAGGAGAAGAAACTTATAG GACGATACTTTGATGAGATCAGCCAGGATACAGGGAAGTACTGCTTTGGGGTGGAAGACACACTGAAAGCCCTGGAAATGGGTGCTGTTGAGATTCTGATTGTCTACGAGAACCTGGATACCATGAGATACATCCTGAGATGCCACGGAGCAGAGGGACTTGCTATGGTGGAGAAGGGTACAG ATGAGAAAACATTGTATTTGACACCAGAGCAGGAGAAAGACAAGTCTCACTTCACAGACAAAGAG ACTGGGCAGGAGCATGAGCTGATCGAGAGCATGCCGTTACTTGAATGGTTCGCCAACAGCTATAAGAAATTTGGAGCCTGTCTGGAGATTGTCACTGACAAGAGTCAAGAAGGATCCCAGTTTGTCAAGGGCTTTGGTGGAATTGGTG GGATCTTGCGGTACAGGGTGGATTTCCAGGCCATAGAGTACCAAGGAGAAGACGATGAGTTATTTGATTTGGATGACTACTAG
- the LOC118385978 gene encoding F-box and WD repeat domain-containing 11-B-like: MEPEMEDKTLELMNTTFMDSQTDDLSSKKIIVFKTITNGPMTGLRKRPSEGNYEKEKDVCIQLFDQWSEADQVEFVEHLISRMCHYQHGHINSYLKPMLQRDFITALPAQGLDHIAENILSFLDARSLCSAELVCKEWQRVISEGMLWKKLIERMVRTDPLWKGLSERHQWEKYLFKNRTTEVPPNSYYRSLYPKIIQDIETIEANWRCGRHNLQRIQCRSENSKGVYCLQYDDDKIISGLRDNSIKIWDKQSLECLKILTGHTGSVLCLQYDERVIVTGSSDSTVRVWDVNTGEVLNTLIHHNEAVLHLRFCNGLMVTCSKDRSIAVWDMASPTDISLRRVLVGHRAAVNVVDFDDKYIVSASGDRTIKVWSTSTCEFVRTLNGHKRGIACLQYRDRLVVSGSSDNTIRLWDIECGACLRVLEGHEELVRCIRFDNKRIVSGAYDGKIKVWDLQAALDPRAPASTLCLRTLVEHSGRVFRLQFDEFQIISSSHDDTILIWDFLNVSTNGQTEGRSPSRTYTYISR; encoded by the exons ATGGAGCCGGAGATGGAGGACAAAACGTTGGAGCTGATG AACACCACTTTCATGGACTCTCAGACAGATGACCTCTCATCAAAGAAGATCATAGTGTTCAAG ACGATCACCAATGGTCCGATGACGGGCTTAAGGAAGCGGCCATCGGAAGGGAACTATGAGAAGGAGAAGGACGTGTGCATCCAGCTGTTCGACCAGTGGTCTGAGGCTGACCAGGTGGAGTTTGTGGAACACCTGATTTCACGCATGTGCCACTACCAACACGGCCACATCAACTCCTACCTCAAACCCATGCTCCAAAGGGACTTCATCACTGCACTGCCAG CTCAGGGTCTGGACCACATAGCGGAGAACATCCTGTCCTTCCTGGACGCGCGCTCGCTGTGCTCGGCAGAGCTGGTGTGTAAGGAGTGGCAGAGGGTCATCTCGGAGGGCATGCTGTGGAAGAAACTCATAGAGCGTATGGTCCGTACAGACCCCCTCTGGAAAGGCCTGTCAGAGAGGCACCAGTG GGAAAAGTACCTGTTCAAGAATCGAACCACAGAAGTCCCACCAAACTCCTACTACCGCTCCCTGTACCCCAAAATCATCCAGGACATAGAG ACAATTGAGGCCAACTGGAGGTGTGGTCGGCACAATCTGCAGCGGATCCAGTGTCGCTCAGAGAACAGTAAGGGGGTTTACTGTCTGCAGTATGACGACGACAAGATCATCAGCGGCCTCAGAGACAACTCCATCAAG ATCTGGGACAAGCAGTCTCTGGAGTGTCTGAAGATCTTGACGGGTCATACAGGTTCAGTGTTGTGTCTGCAGTATGATGAGAGGGTCATCGTCACCGGGTCCTCAGACTCCACCGTCAG GGTGTGGGATGTGAACACTGGGGAGGTGCTGAACACTCTGATCCACCACAACGAGGCGGTTCTCCACTTGCGGTTCTGTAACGGTCTGATGGTGACGTGCTCGAAGGACCGTTCCATCGCCGTGTGGGACATGGCCTCGCCCACAGACATCAGTCTGCGCCGCGTGCTGGTCGGCCATAGAGCAGCGGTCAACGTGGTGGACTTTGACGACAAGTACATCGTGTCAGCGTCCGGTGACCGTACCATCAAG GTGTGGAGCACCAGCACGTGCGAGTTTGTACGTACGCTGAATGGCCATAAGAGAGGCATTGcctgtctgcagtacagagaccgaCTAGTGGTCAGTGGCTCCTCGGACAACACTAtccg GTTGTGGGATATTGAGTGCGGGGCATGTTTGCGGGTATTGGAAGGCCATGAGGAGTTGGTCCGTTGCATTCGCTTCGACAACAAAAGGATCGTTAGTGGCGCCTACGATGG TAAAATCAAAGTATGGGACTTACAAGCTGCTCTGGACCCTCGTGCCCCTGCCAGCACCCTCTGTCTGCGCACACTGGTG GAGCATTCTGGGCGTGTATTCCGGCTACAGTTTGATGAATTCCAGATCATCAGCAGTTCCCATGACGACACTATCCTCATCTGGGACTTCCTGAACGTGTCGACCAATGGACAGACTGAGGGCAGGTCGCCCTCTCGCACGTATACATACATCTCTAGATAG
- the LOC118385979 gene encoding fibroblast growth factor 18-like isoform X2 has protein sequence MSSLLSTLVMLSVQALLVVCSPLQVLAHDHVNFSVYVENQTRGRDAMSRRQHRVYQLYSRTSGKHVQVMGRRISAKGDDGDKYAQLVVEADTFGSQVRIRGKETNFYLCMNHRGKLVGKKASNRSADCVFVEMVLENHYTALMSARYTGWYVGFTKRGRPRRGPQTLPNQQDVHFMKRLPPGEQPDLQPFRFTTVSKRSKKVRGTRPTATTAPT, from the exons ATGAGTTCCCTCCTCTCTACACTAGTCATGTT ATCTGTCCAGGCTTTACTGGTGGTCTGCAGCCCCCTGCAG GTCTTAGCGCATGACCATGTTAATTTCAGCGTATACGTGGAGAATCAGACACGGGGTCGAGACGCCATGAGTCGCCGGCAGCACAGAGTGTACCAGCTGTACAGCAGGACAAGTGGCAAACACGTGCAGGTGATGGGGAGGAGAATCAGTGCCAAGGGAGACGATGGGGATAAATATG CCCAGCTTGTTGTGGAGGCTGATACTTTTGGAAGTCAGGTGAGAATCCGTGGTAAAGAGACCAACTTCTACCTGTGCATGAACCATCGAGGCAAGCTTGTGGGGAAG AAGGCTAGTAATCGCAGTGCAGACTGTGTCTTCGTTGAGATGGTGTTGGAGAACCACTATACAGCTCTGATGTCAGCACGCTATACGGGCTGGTACGTGGGCTTCACCAAGAGGGGGCGCCCCAGGAGAGGCCCTCAGACACTGCCCAACCAGCAGGACGTTCACTTCATGAAGCGCCTGCCCCCCGGGGAGCAGCCCGACCTGCAGCCTTTCCGCTTCACCACAGTCAGCAAGAGAAGCAAGAAAGTGAGAGGGACCCGACCCACAGCCACGACAGCACCTACATAG
- the LOC118385979 gene encoding fibroblast growth factor 18-like isoform X1 — MSSLLSTLVMLSVQALLVVCSPLQVNVLAHDHVNFSVYVENQTRGRDAMSRRQHRVYQLYSRTSGKHVQVMGRRISAKGDDGDKYAQLVVEADTFGSQVRIRGKETNFYLCMNHRGKLVGKKASNRSADCVFVEMVLENHYTALMSARYTGWYVGFTKRGRPRRGPQTLPNQQDVHFMKRLPPGEQPDLQPFRFTTVSKRSKKVRGTRPTATTAPT; from the exons ATGAGTTCCCTCCTCTCTACACTAGTCATGTT ATCTGTCCAGGCTTTACTGGTGGTCTGCAGCCCCCTGCAGGTAAAT GTCTTAGCGCATGACCATGTTAATTTCAGCGTATACGTGGAGAATCAGACACGGGGTCGAGACGCCATGAGTCGCCGGCAGCACAGAGTGTACCAGCTGTACAGCAGGACAAGTGGCAAACACGTGCAGGTGATGGGGAGGAGAATCAGTGCCAAGGGAGACGATGGGGATAAATATG CCCAGCTTGTTGTGGAGGCTGATACTTTTGGAAGTCAGGTGAGAATCCGTGGTAAAGAGACCAACTTCTACCTGTGCATGAACCATCGAGGCAAGCTTGTGGGGAAG AAGGCTAGTAATCGCAGTGCAGACTGTGTCTTCGTTGAGATGGTGTTGGAGAACCACTATACAGCTCTGATGTCAGCACGCTATACGGGCTGGTACGTGGGCTTCACCAAGAGGGGGCGCCCCAGGAGAGGCCCTCAGACACTGCCCAACCAGCAGGACGTTCACTTCATGAAGCGCCTGCCCCCCGGGGAGCAGCCCGACCTGCAGCCTTTCCGCTTCACCACAGTCAGCAAGAGAAGCAAGAAAGTGAGAGGGACCCGACCCACAGCCACGACAGCACCTACATAG